In Eucalyptus grandis isolate ANBG69807.140 chromosome 4, ASM1654582v1, whole genome shotgun sequence, the following proteins share a genomic window:
- the LOC104441747 gene encoding uncharacterized protein LOC104441747, translating to MGLVVHRETTRRRPYGGAPRGGGGGGGGSITLRQETAGLKPPGKGGAPANPKSVLKLQHLRRLAEWTGREGSVPSLSAFFGRRLASAGESLGVPPDPSLVSCQRCETVLQPGYNCTIRIEKSRAKTRRRQRKPVTLTQNNVVYMCHFCSHRNLKRGTAKGHMKELYPVEAKSISKPVKSAPPVSYGQGMGSGRGDETKEESQMSSPAVKVETLAKVGPSTPLTKTLLDGKRQKRSRSGAKRPTQPESADAEATAGASSKRRKKSWMSLKEIAESSEHGASRNIASLKIPFCI from the exons ATGGGGCTGGTGGTCCAT CGGGAGACGACCCGCCGCCGACCATACGGCGGCGCGccgcgcggcggcggcggcggcggcggcggctcgatCACGCTGAGACAGGAGACCGCCGGCCTGAAGCCGCCCGGCAAGGGCGGCGCTCCCGCTAATCCGAAGTCGGTCCTGAAGCTCCAGCACCTGCGGAGGTTGGCGGAGTGGACGGGCCGAGAGGGTTCGGTTCCCTCGCTGAGCGCCTTCTTCGGGCGTCGCTTGGCCTCCGCCGGAGAGTCCCTCGGGGTCCCGCCTGACCCTTCTCTCGTTTCTTGCCAGAG ATGCGAAACTGTTTTACAACCTGGCTACAATTGCACCATTCGGATTGAGAAGAGTAGAGCAAAAACACGGCGCCGACAAAGGAAACCCGTCACTTTGACTCAGAACAATGTTGTATACATGTGCCACTTTTGTTCACATAGGAATCTGAAACGAGGTACTGCTAAAGGCCACATGAAAGAGTTATATCCCGTGGAAGCCAAATCAATTTCCAAACCTGTAAAATCTGCACCTCCAGTGTCTTACGGCCAAGGCATGGGAAGTGGACGTGGGGATGAGACCAAGGAAGAAAGCCAGATGAGTTCACCTGCAGTTAAGGTTGAGACGCTTGCCAAAGTTGGTCCTTCAACTCCATTGACAAAGACTTTGCTTGATGGGAAGAGGCAAAAGAGGAGTAGATCAGGGGCCAAGAGGCCCACTCAACCTGAAAGTGCAGATGCGGAAGCAACTGCCGGTGCTTCCagcaaaaggaggaaaaaatcTTGGATGAGCTTAAAGGAAATAGCCGAGAGCAGTGAACATGGTGCCAGTAGAAATATCGCTAGTTTAAAGATTCCATTTTGTATATGA
- the LOC104443121 gene encoding tubulin beta chain: MREILHVQAGQCGNQIGGKFWEVVCEEHGIDAAGNYTGDSHVQLERVNVYYNEASGGRYVPRAVLMDLEPGTMDSLRTGPYGRIFRPDNFVFGQNGAGNNWAKGHYTEGAELIDSVLDVVRKEAENCDCLQGFQICHSLGGGTGSGMGTLLISKIREEFPDRMMLTFSVFPSPKVSDTVVEPYNATLSVHQLVENADECMVLDNEALYDICFRTLKLINPSFGDLNHLISTTMSGVTCCLRFPGQLNSDLRKLAVNLIPFPRLHFFMVGFAPLTSRGSQQYRSLTIPELTQQMWDAKNMMCAADPRHGRYLTASAMFRGKMSTKEVDEQMLNVQNKNSSYFVEWIPNNVKSSVCDIPPTGLRMSSTFMGNSTSIQEMFRRVSEQFTVMFRRKAFLHWYTGEGMDEMEFTEAESNMNDLVSEYQQYQDAVADEVEEYDEDEVAEN; encoded by the exons ATGAGAGAAATCCTCCATGTCCAAGCTGGCCAATGCGGCAACCAGATCGGCGGCAAGTTCTGGGAGGTTGTGTGCGAGGAGCACGGCATCGATGCCGCGGGGAACTATACTGGTGACTCTCATGTCCAGCTCGAGCGAGTGAACGTGTACTACAATGAAGCGAGCGGGGGCCGCTATGTCCCCCGGGCGGTGCTGATGGACCTCGAGCCGGGGACTATGGACAGCCTGCGCACTGGGCCATACGGAAGGATCTTTAGGCCGGACAACTTCGTCTTTGGCCAGAACGGAGCTGGCAATAACTGGGCCAAGGGACATTACACCGAGGGGGCTGAGCTGATCGATTCGGTCCTCGACGTCGTCCGTAAAGAGGCGGAAAATTGTGATTGCCTCCAAG GCTTCCAGATTTGCCATTCCCTGGGAGGCGGGACGGGCTCGGGGATGGGGACGCTATTGATTTCCAAGATCAGGGAGGAGTTCCCCGACCGGATGATGCTGACCTTCTCGGTTTTCCCCTCGCCCAAGGTGTCCGACACCGTGGTCGAGCCGTACAACGCCACGCTCTCCGTGCACCAGCTCGTTGAGAACGCCGACGAGTGCATGGTCCTTGACAATGAGGCCCTCTACGACATCTGCTTCCGAACCCTGAAACTCATCAACCCAAGCT TTGGCGATCTCAACCATTTGATCTCAACCACCATGAGTGGAGTCACTTGCTGCCTCCGGTTCCCGGGCCAGCTCAACTCCGACCTCCGCAAGCTCGCCGTGAACCTGATCCCGTTCCCGCGCCTCCACTTCTTCATGGTGGGTTTCGCGCCGCTGACCTCCCGGGGCTCGCAGCAGTACCGATCCCTCACGATCCCCGAGCTCACGCAGCAGATGTGGGACGCCAAGAACATGATGTGCGCCGCCGACCCGCGGCACGGCCGGTACCTGACCGCCTCCGCCATGTTCCGGGGCAAGATGAGCACCAAGGAAGTGGACGAGCAGATGCTCAACGTCCAGAACAAGAACTCGTCCTACTTCGTCGAGTGGATCCCGAACAACGTGAAGTCGAGCGTGTGCGACATCCCGCCGACCGGGCTGCGCATGTCGTCGACCTTCATGGGGAACTCGACGTCGATCCAGGAGATGTTCCGGCGCGTGTCGGAGCAGTTCACGGTGATGTTCCGGCGCAAGGCCTTCCTGCACTGGTACACGGGGGAGGGCATGGACGAGATGGAGTTCACGGAGGCGGAGAGCAACATGAACGACTTGGTCTCGGAGTATCAGCAGTACCAGGATGCTGTGGCCGATGAAGTTGAGGAATATGATGAAGATGAAGTCGCGGAGAACTGA
- the LOC104441749 gene encoding glutamate--cysteine ligase, chloroplastic → MALISNAGPSCKLGNEIMRSRSGYDLVFGPINNVETARTKMMCLNFPSSSRCSSKIAHALRIDDVSRGCKRRRQVIVAASPPTEDVAVATEPLTKEDLIAYLASGCKPKEKWRIGTEHEKFGFEIQTLRPMKYEQISELLYGISERFDWEKIMEGDYIIGLKQGKQSISLEPGGQFELSGAPLETLHQTCAEVNSHLYQVKAVAEEMGIGFLGIGFQPKWGLKDIPVMPKGRYEIMRNYMPKVGSLGLDMMFRTCTVQVNLDFSSEADMIRKFRVGLALQPIATALFANSPFTEGKPNGFLSMRSQIWTDTDNNRAGMLPFVFDDSFGFEQYVDYALDVPMYFVYRKKKYIDCTGMSFRDFLAGKLPCIPGELPTLNDWENHLTTIFPEVRLKRYLEMRGADGGPWRRLCALPAFWVGLLYDEVSLQNVLDMVADWTPEERQMLRNKVPKTGLKTPFRDGYLRHIAEYVVQLAKDGLERRGFKESGFLNEVKEVVRTGVTPAEKLLEMYNGKWGQSVDPVFEELLY, encoded by the exons ATGGCACTCATATCCAATGCTGGTCCCTCATGCAAACTCGGGAACGAGATAATGCGGAGCCGATCGGGTTATGATCTGGTTTTTGGCCCGATTAATAACGTTGAGACGGCCAGAACGAAAATGATGTGCCTcaattttccttcctcctcACGTTGTTCGTCCAAGATCGCACACGCTCTTCGTATAGATGATGTTTCCAGGGGCTGCAAGAGGAGACGTCAGGTCATAGTTGCTGCTAGTCCTCCCACAGAAGATGTAGCAGTTGCAACAGAACCGCTAACCAAAGAGGATCTCATAGCATATCTTGCCTCTGGATGCAAGCCCAAGGAAAAATGGAG AATAGGAACCGAACATGAGAAATTTGGCTTTGAGATTCAGACTTTACGTCCCATGAAGTATGAACAAATTTCTGAGTTGCTTTATGGCATTTCCGAAAGATTTGACTGGGAAAAAATAATGGAAGGCGACTACATAATAGGACTAAAACAG GGGAAGCAAAGTATATCATTGGAGCCTGGTGGTCAATTTGAGCTTAGTGGCGCACCTCTTGAAACTCTGCATCAAACTTGTGCTGAAGTTAATTCGCACCTTTACCAG GTAAAAGCTGTTGCAGAAGAGATGGGAATAGGTTTCTTGGGAATCGGCTTTCAGCCTAAATGGGGACTCAAAGATATACCTGTGATGCCAAAG GGAAGATATGAGATTATGAGGAATTACATGCCTAAGGTCGGCTCCCTTGGTCTTGATATGATGTTCCGGACATGCACAGTTCAG GTCAATCTGGACTTCAGTTCTGAAGCCGATATGATCAGAAAATTTCGAGTTGGTCTTGCTTTGCAGCCT ATAGCGACAGCTCTGTTTGCCAATTCACCTTTCACCGAAGGAAAACCAAATGGTTTTCTTAGCATGAGAAG CCAAATTTGGACTGATACAGATAATAACCGGGCTGGCATGCTTCCGTTTGTTTTTGATGACTCCTTTGg GTTTGAGCAGTATGTTGATTATGCTCTTGATGTTCCAATGTATTTTGTCTATCGGAAGAAGAAGTACATAGACTGTACTGGGATGTCATTCCGG GATTTTTTGGCGGGTAAACTCCCTTGTATTCCGGGTGAACTTCCAACTCTGAATGACTGGGAGAACCATTTGACAACAATATTTCCTGAG GTCAGGTTGAAGAGATATTTAGAGATGAGAGGTGCTGATGGAGGACCTTGGAGGAGGCTATGTGCCCTGCCAGCTTTTTGG GTGGGTCTGCTATATGATGAAGTTTCGCTGCAGAATGTCCTAGACATGGTTGCAGACTGGACCCCAGAAGAAAGGCAGATGTTGAGAAATAAG GTCCCAAAGACTGGTTTAAAAACTCCTTTTCGAGATGGGTACTTGAGGCATATTGCCGAATATGTTGTGCAGTTGGCAAAG GATGGCTTGGAGAGACGAGGCTTTAAGGAGTCGGGATTCTTGAATGAGGTGAAAGAGGTGGTGAGAACAG GGGTGACACCAGCCGAGAAGCTTCTGGAGATGTACAATGGAAAATGGGGACAATCAGTCGATCCCGTTTTCGAGGAGTTATTGTACTGA
- the LOC104441750 gene encoding 5-amino-6-(5-phospho-D-ribitylamino)uracil phosphatase, chloroplastic, with translation MAESVATTSLLGHRVLYGRIPVKDASCRRRSPDMCRFPSITFLGRRMVNSVLPRVRVDAASVSSIKALAMELTKEAYSYREAERIQQNLNYESGLDVDRKPGLWPPENRADDSSLHNPLLRQERMGCGWLGAIFEWEGVLVEDNPDLEKQAWLALSQEEGKSHPPAFILRRIEGMKNEQAISEVLCWSRDPAELRRMASRKEEIYQALQGGVYRLRDGSREFVNVLMHYKIPMALVSTRPKKVVENAIGDIGIEGYFNAIVAAEDVYRGKPDPEMFMYAAQLLQFIPERCILFGNSNQSVEAAHDARMKCVAVASKHPVYELGAADLVVRHLDELSVVDLKNLADTEMSEFGSGELELEMEEEVESEPDKSSLATVDDNFW, from the coding sequence ATGGCGGAATCGGTTGCTACCACTTCTCTTCTCGGGCACCGGGTATTGTATGGCAGAATTCCTGTCAAGGATGCCTCTTGCAGGAGGAGATCCCCTGATATGTGTCGGTTTCCTTCAATCACATTCTTAGGAAGAAGGATGGTCAATTCTGTCTTGCCCAGGGTGAGAGTCGATGCAGCATCAGTTTCTTCAATTAAGGCCCTCGCCATGGAGTTGACGAAAGAGGCGTATTCATACAGGGAAGCAGAGAGAATTCAACAGAACTTGAATTATGAGAGTGGCTTGGATGTTGACAGGAAGCCTGGTTTGTGGCCGCCCGAGAATAGGGCTGACGATTCGTCACTGCATAACCCACTGCTTCGACAGGAGCGGATGGGTTGTGGTTGGTTGGGAGCCATTTTTGAATGGGAGGGTGTTTTAGTCGAAGACAATCCAGATCTCGAGAAGCAAGCTTGGCTGGCTCTTTCCCAAGAAGAAGGGAAGTCCCATCCTCCTGCTTTTATCCTCCGGCGGATAGAAGGCATGAAGAATGAGCAAGCTATCTCCGAAGTTCTTTGCTGGTCGAGAGATCCGGCTGAGCTGAGGAGAATGGCCTCAAGAAAGGAGGAGATTTACCAGGCCTTACAGGGAGGAGTTTACAGGTTACGAGATGGGTCAAGAGAGTTTGTCAATGTTCTGATGCATTACAAGATACCGATGGCACTGGTCTCCACCCGCCCCAAAAAGGTTGTCGAAAATGCCATTGGAGACATTGGTATTGAAGGGTATTTCAATGCCATCGTAGCTGCCGAGGACGTTTACAGGGGGAAGCCCGATCCCGAGATGTTCATGTACGCGGCGCAGCTTCTTCAGTTCATACCCGAGCGCTGCATCCTGTTCGGCAACTCTAATCAGTCGGTCGAGGCTGCCCATGATGCACGGATGAAGTGTGTGGCTGTTGCTAGCAAGCATCCTGTGTATGAACTTGGGGCTGCAGATCTGGTGGTCAGGCACTTGGACGAGCTCTCGGTGGTTGATCTGAAGAACCTTGCTGATACTGAGATGTCCGAGTTCGGTTCGGGGGAGCTGGAGCTGGAGATGGAGGAAGAGGTAGAAAGCGAACCAGATAAGTCATCCCTGGCCACCGTCGATGATAATTTCTGGTAA